The region TTATGATTCCAGATACCAAAACATTTGTGTCAACAACCACTTTCATTTCTATTTCCTTGCCTCTCTTACTATCTCTTCGATTTCATCCTCTGAGAGCTTGTCCAATCCTTTTTCCAGTGAGAACAACCGTAACTTCTCAACTGCCATTTGAACTCTTATTTTTTCCATGAAATCCAGAATTTCCTTTGGATCACCATCGATTTTCATGACAATAGCCTTTGGTTTCCCATTCACTGTGATGACTGTTTCGTTGTCTTTCCAGAGCACAGCCGGATTGTTCCTGATGTCTCTACTTGAAACAAAGCGCATATCATCACCTCCACTAAAATCATACGATATGTCCCACAACATGTCAAGCAAAACGTCATAATACTTCTGAGACAGCCAGTTCCTCAAGTGCACTGAATCCTTTTGATGTATCATGATAAACCCAACTCGAAATCTTGAAAACCTATGGCTTCCCGCTTCAACCCGTGATGGCTCGTAAAACTCTCTTGGGGTTCCGCCGCCTCTGAACCATTCACCACAAACACGCTGAATCCGTAAATTCATCTCCATTACGTAGAAAACTGCGCCTTCTTTGCGATGTTCGATAAAAACGCACGAATTTATCAAATTCATTCGATAAATACCGACATGTTTGTATTCACTCAGAGAATAGACGTGGAGTTCGAGGCCTTTCAACCTGATGGTCTTTTTCACTATTTTGTAGGCATCTTCTCTGATTGGGTCATCATAAACTACAAGCAGATCGACATCGCTGAAGGCGGTGAAGTTCCCTTTGCGTATGAGCTGAAGAGCGCCACGAATCTGAGACGATCTTTTCGGCATAGTTCACCAACCTTTCGGCTTCGATTCTGGAAGATTCAGAAGGAAGGCGAGAAGAAAACATGACCAGTTGTAGAAACTGTGTCGTTTCGGCTTTCACTGGGCCTTCTTCTGAGATCATTTGAAAGATTCCTTATGGGCTGAGAGCTGAGAACAGAGATTTCTTTGAACATTGTGAAGCCAAAGGTCGCTATTCGTTCCCTTCAAACACCGCAAAGAAGAGCCACGCCGGGATCGCCACGATATTTTCGTCTCTGAAGATCGCATCCTGGGTGATGAGAATTCCTCTGCCGAATACCCTTTTCATTCCAAGGTAGTCAGATCTATGTACCTTGTTCTGGTATTTCACTTCGACTGGAATCAGAATTCCTTCATGGTTGCAGATAAAACCGATCTCGTTTCCCCGCTCTGAATACCAGAAAAACGGCCCATCGTAAAGGTTCATACCATGGATGATTATGAATTACTGGTTGAAAATATAAGAAAACACAAAGATGAATTCATCTGAAATGAGGAAAAAGAAATTTTTGTATTTTGTGACCGACGGATGATAATTCCTTGAATGCACTTAAGATAATGAAAAGTGTATTTTTTCTGTTAAATACCTCCGTTATATATTTATTTCGAATGGGGAAATACTGCGAAGAATAACCAGGCAAGAGGAATCGATCAAAAAAGGGAAAGTAACGCATAGTTCAAGTCAGATAATTTATTTATAAGAATTTATAAGAAAAGTAAAAACGATTCAATTGGAAGTGCAATTATGCTATCTTTTTTTAATACAGTCTTTTTTGTCACCAATATTCCCCTTTGAAATACTTTTTTCATCGAAAAATAATCAGATGGAGAAATATTGTTTTGAAATTTAATTTCTATGGGTAAAATCTTATTTCTTAATTCGATTAGAAAATCTATTTCATTTCCTTTTTGTGAATACCAAAAATATGGACCGTTGTACAATATCAACCCTTCGGATAAACTTTTTGAATATCTTAAAAGGTGAGTAAAGACAACTTGCTCAATTTTTGTTGATAATTTAATTTCAGTATTTGTAATGTTTTCAATTACAGATGTAATAACCAAATCGACAGGATAAATCTTTTTCTGCTTTTTAAGCTTAATTGTTCTTTTAGAAAAATCATAAAAAAACAAAATCCCAAAAAGGAAATTAAAACATAATAAATTGAAATAATCTTCAATTGTATTTTTCGAACTAATTGCCTCTATATCGTTTGAAAGTGAATTCCAAGAAAAACGTTGACCTATTAAATCAGGTATTTTAAAAATCAACTGATTCAATATCAACCTCGAGCGATTGAATCTTTCAATATCACCATACAAATAATTCATATATGTATTCAAGATTTCTTCTGAAATAATATTATTCTCAAAAAAGTCATTAATCACTTTTGGGAAGCCTCCAGTTGTGATATATGTTTTAAAATCGTCTTTGAATCTTAAAACTCTCAGATTTGCAGCTTTTAACTCTTCCTCATTCATTTCAAATAAATCTTCTAAGTTATACTCAAAATCAACGTTGTATTTTTGATTAATATATTCTCTGAATGTAACTGGCAAATACACGATGTCTTTTCCAGATCCTCTTCTTCCCGGAAGTCTCTCGGAAGATTTTTTCAAGTCATACGAAGAAGAGCCCGTTAAAACAACAAACGAGTTTTCCAACTTTCCAATATCATATAAATATTTTACTGATTTTTGCCAATTATTCACACTTGAAATTTCGTCAAGGAATATGTATGACTTGTTGTTATTCCTTCCTTTCATCGAAAAATAGTCCAGCAAAAGCTGTGTAAGCTCATTTTCATTACTTATCAAATCAAGTGTGGCATAGAAAATATTTAGTGGATTGACCTTTCTTTCGATAAGGTCTTTTATAAGCAATTTTAATATGGTTGTTTTCCCAATCTGCCGAGGACCTTTTATTATGTAAACCCCGTTTTTGTAATTTTTCAATTCATCCATAAAATCAGGTATGTGTTTGAATTTGCTTTTTTCAAAGTTTTTTATATGCATATCGATATATATTAATTCCTTGTCTTCCCACCATGGATTTTGTCTATAAACATACGAAAAGTCCATATTTGTACCTCCTGAGCAAATTATATTATAGCATACAGTCAATCAAATAACTAAATAAG is a window of Pseudothermotoga elfii DSM 9442 = NBRC 107921 DNA encoding:
- a CDS encoding nucleotidyltransferase domain-containing protein; amino-acid sequence: MPKRSSQIRGALQLIRKGNFTAFSDVDLLVVYDDPIREDAYKIVKKTIRLKGLELHVYSLSEYKHVGIYRMNLINSCVFIEHRKEGAVFYVMEMNLRIQRVCGEWFRGGGTPREFYEPSRVEAGSHRFSRFRVGFIMIHQKDSVHLRNWLSQKYYDVLLDMLWDISYDFSGGDDMRFVSSRDIRNNPAVLWKDNETVITVNGKPKAIVMKIDGDPKEILDFMEKIRVQMAVEKLRLFSLEKGLDKLSEDEIEEIVREARK
- a CDS encoding ATP-binding protein, translating into MDFSYVYRQNPWWEDKELIYIDMHIKNFEKSKFKHIPDFMDELKNYKNGVYIIKGPRQIGKTTILKLLIKDLIERKVNPLNIFYATLDLISNENELTQLLLDYFSMKGRNNNKSYIFLDEISSVNNWQKSVKYLYDIGKLENSFVVLTGSSSYDLKKSSERLPGRRGSGKDIVYLPVTFREYINQKYNVDFEYNLEDLFEMNEEELKAANLRVLRFKDDFKTYITTGGFPKVINDFFENNIISEEILNTYMNYLYGDIERFNRSRLILNQLIFKIPDLIGQRFSWNSLSNDIEAISSKNTIEDYFNLLCFNFLFGILFFYDFSKRTIKLKKQKKIYPVDLVITSVIENITNTEIKLSTKIEQVVFTHLLRYSKSLSEGLILYNGPYFWYSQKGNEIDFLIELRNKILPIEIKFQNNISPSDYFSMKKVFQRGILVTKKTVLKKDSIIALPIESFLLFL